The genomic interval TTTAGATCTCTGGGTGTCTATGTCTTTAGGCCATTAGGTCTCTAGACCTTTAGGTTTCTAGGTATTCAGATCTGTAGGTCTCTAGGTCTTTAGGTCTCTTGGTCATCGGGTGTTTAGGTCTCTAGGTCTTTAAGTTCTTAGGTCTCTGGGTCTTTAGGTCTCTAGGTCTTCAGGTTTTTAGGTCTCTGGGTCTTTAGGTCTCTGGGTATTCAAATCTGTGGGTCTCTAGGTCTTTAAGTTCTTCAGTCTCTGGGCCTTTAGGTCGTTGGTTTTTAGGTCTTCAGGCCTTTAGGTCTCCAGGTCTCCaggttttcaggtttttaggttttttttttttaggtctttaGGTCTGGAGCTTCTTCATGATCAGACGTGTTGAACATATAGAGGTCTCCCGGTCTTTGGACAGTCAGTCGTGTATCGAATCACAACGTCACAAACAGCTGTTCTTATTGCTTTTATTGTCTACaaggagaaacagaaaaatccaaCAGTGTTTCTGCCAATCATCCAGTTCCTGACAAAGACTTCAAAACACTCTCCATCCCGCCGCCTCGCCGTGTcagaaaagatagaaaaaaataatctgtttttgacagaagcagaagatgatcagaggatAATCAGAGGAGGATCAGATCATCTTCAGGATCAAATCTGTTTCCTTTTCCTTCAGTCTGAAATTTCTGCCGCAGGACTTTTCACGCtaataacaaaacaacagaGACGAAAGCCCAGACCATAATAATCCGCTGTGACAGTCTCTGTTTCAGCCAGCGGCAGACATCAGCGCTCAGCCTGCAGGACTGCAGACAAACCCGTCTGCGCAGCTGCGTCTGCAGACATCACTTCTGCTGTTCAGGAAACCACAGCGTCTGAGGAGGAGGTTTCAAACAGTCTGTGATCAGGATCAGGATCAAGATCAGGATCAGGATCTCTCCAGACTATGAGATTCTGCAGGAGCAAATCAGGAAGCTCCTGGACGTGAGCATCAGCCTCCGAACAGCAAATACAGCGTCAGTCTGGATTTCTTATAGACTTGGATgtaagttggaaaaaaaagcagcaccGACAGCAGAACCGATGAAAGACCCGCCCTGGCGAGCGCGGCgtctctggtgtttttaacgtgtttttctgatgatggaggacagatatgaagatatgagattcaaactgaatttctgaagattttttattccaatcgttgtgaatcagaagcagacgaaaAACGCTGTTTGGAAAAGCTCTCGTAGAAActgaagtgggcggggccacaagctctcagctccgccccattctgatgcagacacagatccatgaacatctttgttttcctggtctgagctggaatctggatcagaactggatagAAACGATATTGCTGCTGATTTTGTTGCGTTggtcattttaaccctttaacacctgaggcatcgctgGTGACNNNNNNNNNNNNNNNNNNNNNNNNNNNNNNNNNNNNNNNNNNNNNNNNNNNNNNNNNNNNNNNNNNNNNNNNNNNNNNNNNNNNNNNNNNNNNNNNNNNNNNNNNNNNNNNNNNNNNNNNNNNNNNNNNNNNNNNNNNNNNNNNNNNNNNNNNNNNNNNNNNNNNNNNNNNNNNNNNNNNNNNNNNNNNNNNNNNNNNNNNNNNNNNNNNNNNNNNNNNNNNNNNNNNNNNNNNNNNNNNNNNNNNNNNNNNNNNNNNNNNNNNNNNNNNNNNNNNNNNNNNNNNNNNNNNNNNNNNNNNNNNNNNNNNNNNNNNNNNNNNNNNNNNNNNNNNNNNNNNNNNNNNNNNNNNNNNNNNNNNNNNNNNNNNNNNNNNNNNNNNNNNNNNNNNNNNNNNNNNNNNNNNNNNNNNNNNNNNNNNNNNNNNNNNNNNNNNNNNNNNNNNNNNNNNNNNNNNNNNNNNNNNNNNNNNNNNNNNNNNNNNNNNNNNNNNNNNNNNNNNNNNNNNNNNNNNNNNNNNNNNNNNNNNNNNNNNNNNNNNNNNNNNNNNNNNNNNNNNNNNNNNNNNNNNNNNNNNNNNNNNNNNNNNNNNNNNNNNNNNNNNNNNNNNNNNNNNNNNNNNNNNNNNNNNNNNNNNNNNNNNNNNNNNNNNNNNNNNNNNNNNNNNNNNNNNNNNNNNNNNNNNNNNNNNNNNNNNNNNNNNNNNNNNNNNNNNNNNNNNNNNNNNNNNNNNNNNNNNNNNNNNNNNNNNNNNNNNNNNNNNNNNNNNNNNNNNNNNNNNNNNNNNNNNNNNNNNNNNNNNNNNNNNNNNNNNNNNNNNNNNNNNNNNNNNNNNNNNNNNNNNNNNNNNNNNNNNNNNNNNNNNNNNNNNNNNNNNNNNNNNNNNNNNNNNNNNNNNNNNNNNNNNNNNNNNNNNNNNNNNNNNNNNNNNNNNNNNNNNNNNNNNNNNNNNNNNNNNNNNNNNNNNNNNNNNNNNNNNNNNNNNNNNNNNNNNNNNNNNNNNNNNNNNNNNNNNNNNNNNNNNNNNNNNNNNNNNNNNNNNNNNNNNNNNNNNNNNNNNNNNNNNNNNNNNNNNNNNNNNNNNNNNNNNNNNNNNNNNNNNNNNNNNNNNNNNNNNNNNNNNNNNNNNNNNNNNNNNNNNNNNNNNNNNNNNNNNNNNNNNNNNNNNNNNNNNNNNNNNNNNNNNNNNNNNNNNNNNNNNNNNNNNNNNNNNNNNNNNNNNNNNNNNNNNNNNNNNNNNNNNNNNNNNNNNNNNNNNNNNNNNNNNNNNNNNNNNNNNNNNNNNNNNNNNNNNNNNNNNNNNNNNNNNNNNNNNNNNNNNNNNNNNNNNNNNNNNNNNNNNNNNNNNNNNNNNNNNNNNNNNNNNNNNNNNNNNNNNNNNNNNNNNNNNNNNNNNNNNNNNNNNNNNNNNNNNNNNNNNNNNNNNNNNNNNNNNNNNNNNNNNNNNNNNNNNNNNNNNNNNNNNNNNNNNNNNNNNNNNNNNNNNNNNNNNNNNNNNNNNNNNNNNNNNNNNNNNNNNNNNNNNNNNNNNNNNNNNNNNNNNNNNNNNNNNNNNNNNNNNNNNNNNNNNNNNNNNNNNNNNNNNNNNNNNNNNNNNNNNNNNNNNNNNNNNNNNNNNNNNNNNNNNNNNNNNNNNNNNNNNNNNNNNNNNNNNNNNNNNNNNNNNNNNNNNNNNNNNNNNNNNNNNNNNNNNNNNNNNNNNNNNNNNNNNNNNNNNNNNNNNNNNNNNNNNNNNNNNNNNNNNNNNNNNNNNNNNNNNNNNNNNNNNNNNNNNNNNNNNNNNNNNNNNNNNNNNNNNNNNNNNNNNNNNNNNNNNNNNNNNNNNNNNNNNNNNNNNNNNNNNNNNNNNNNNNNNNNNNNNNNNNNNNNNNNNNNNNNNNNNNNNNNNNNNNNNNNNNNNNNNNNNNNNNNNNNNNNNNNNNNNNNNNNNNNNNNNNNNNNNNNNNNNNNNNNNNNNNNNNNNNNNNNNNNNNNNNNNNNNNNNNNNNNNNNNNNNNNNNNNNNNNNNNNNNNNNNNNNNNNNNNNNNNNNNNNNNNNNNNNNNNNNNNNNNNNNNNNNNNNNNNNNNNNNNNNNNNNNNNNNNNNNNNNNNNNNNNNNNNNNNNNNNNNNNNNNNNNNNNNNNNNNNNNNNNNNNNNNNNNNNNNNNNNNNNNNNNNNNNNNNNNNNNNNNNNNNNNNNNNNNNNNNNNNNNNNNNNNNNNNNNNNNNNNNNNNNNNNNNNNNNNNNNNNNNNNNNNNNNNNNNNNNNNNNNNNNNNNNNNNNNNNNNNNNNNNNNNNNNNNNNNNNNNNNNNNNNNNNNNNNNNNNNNNNNNNNNNNNNNNNNNNNNNNNNNNNNNNNNNNNNNNNNNNNNNNNNNNNNNNNNNNNNNNNNNNNNNNNNNNNNNNNNNNNNNNNNNNNNNNNNNNNNNNNNNNNNNNNNNNNNNNNNNNNNNNNNNNNNNNNNNNNNNNNNNNNNNNNNNNNNNNNNNNNNNNNNNNNNNNNNNNNNNNNNNNNNNNNNNNNNNNNNNNNNNNNNNNNNNNNNNNNNNNNNNNNNNNNNNNNNNNNNNNNNNNNNNNNNNNNNNNNNNNNNNNNNNNNNNNNNNNNNNNNNNNNNNNNNNNNNNNNNNNNNNNNNNNNNNNNNNNNNNNNNNNNNNNNNNNNNNNNNNNNNNNNNNNNNNNNNNNNNNNNNNNNNNNNNNNNNNNNNNNNNNNNNNNNNNNNNNNNNNNNNNNNNNNNNNNNNNNNNNNNNNNNNNNNNNNNNNNNNNNNNNNNNNNNNNNNNNNNNNNNNNNNNNNNNNNNNNNNNNNNNNNNNNNNNNNNNNNNNNNNNNNNNNNNNNNNNNNNNNNNNNNNNNNNNNNNNNNNNNNNNNNNNNNNNNNNNNNNNNNNNNNNNNNNNNNNNNNNNNNNNNNNNNNNNNNNNNNNNNNNNNNNNNNNNNNNNNNNNNNNNNNNNNNNNNNNNNNNNNNNNNNNNNNNNNNNNNNNNNNNNNNNNNNNNNNNNNNNNNNNNNNNNNNNNNNNNNNNNNNNNNNNNNNNNNNNNNNNNNNNNNNNNNNNNNNNNNNNNNNNNNNNNNNNNNNNNNNNNNNNNNNNNNNNNNNNNNNNNNNNNNNNNNNNNNNNNNNNNNNNNNNNNNNNNNNNNNNNNNNNNNNNNNNNNNNNNNNNNNNNNNNNNNNNNNNNNNNNNNNNNNNNNNNNNNNNNNNNNNNNNNNNNNNNNNNNNNNNNNNNNNNNNNNNNNNNNNNNNNNNNNNNNNNNNNNNNNNNNNNNNNNNNNNNNNNNNNNNNNNNNNNNNNNNNNNNNNNNNNNNNNNNNNNNNNNNNNNNNNNNNNNNNNNNNNNNNNNNNNNNNNNNNNNNNNNNNNNNNNNNNNNNNNNNNNNNNNNNNNNNNNNNNNNNNNNNNNNNNNNNNNNNNNNNNNNNNNNNNNNNNNNNNNNNNNNNNNNNNNNNNNNNNNNNNNNNNNNNNNNNNNNNNNNNNNNNNNNNNNNNNNNNNNNNNNNNNNNNNNNNNNNNNNNNNNNNNNNNNNNNNNNNNNNNNNNNNNNNNNNNNNNNNNNNNNNNNNNNNNNNNNNNNNNNNNNNNNNNNNNNNNNNNNNNNNNNNNNNNNNNNNNNNNNNNNNNNNNNNNNNNNNNNNNNNNNNNNNNNNNNNNNNNNNNNNNNNNNNNNNNNNNNNNNNNNNNNNNNNNNNNNNNNNNNNNNNNNNNNNNNNNNNNNNNNNNNNNNNNNNNNNNNNNNNNNNNNNNNNNNNNNNNNNNNNNNNNNNNNNNNNNNNNNNNNNNNNNNNNNNNNNNNNNNNNNNNNNNNNNNNNNNNNNNNNNNNNNNNNNNNNNNNNNNNNNNNNNNNNNNNNNNNNNNNNNNNNNNNNNNNNNNNNNNNNNNNNNNNNNNNNNNNNNNNNNNNNNNNNNNNNNNNNNNNNNNNNNNNNNNNNNNNNNNNNNNNNNNNNNNNNNNNNNNNNNNNNNNNNNNNNNNNNNNNNNNNNNNNNNNNNNNNNNNNNNNNNNNNNNNNNNNNNNNNNNNNNNNNNNNNNNNNNNNNNNNNNNNNNNNNNNNNNNNNNNNNNNNNNNNNNNNNNNNNNNNNNNNNNNNNNNNNNNNNNNNNNNNNNNNNNNNNNNNNNNNNNNNNNNNNNNNNNNNNNNNNNNNNNNNNNNNNNNNNNNNNNNNNNNNNNNNNNNNNNNNNNNNNNNNNNNNNNNNNNNNNNNNNNNNNNNNNNNNNNNNNNNNNNNNNNNNNNNNNNNNNNNNNNNNNNNNNNNNNNNNNNNNNNNNNNNNNNNNNNNNNNNNNNNNNNNNNNNNNNNNNNNNNNNNNNNNNNNNNNNNNNNNNNNNNNNNNNNNNNNNNNNNNNNNNNNNNNNNNNNNNNNNNNNNNNNNNNNNNNNNNNNNNNNNNNNNNNNNNNNNNNNNNNNNNNNNNNNNNNNNNNNNNNNNNNNNNNNNNNNNNNNNNNNNNNNNNNNNNNNNNNNNNNNNNNNNNNNNNNNNNNNNNNNNNNNNNNNNNNNNNNNNNNNNNNNNNNNNNNNNNNNNNNNNNNNNNNNNNNNNNNNNNNNNNNNNNNNNNNNNNNNNNNNNNNNNNNNNNNNNNNNNNNNNNNNNNNNNNNNNNNNNNNNNNNNNNNNNNNNNNNNNNNNNNNNNNNNNNNNNNNNNNNNNNNNNNNNNNNNNNNNNNNNNNNNNNNNNNNNNNNNNNNNNNNNNNNNNNNNNNNNNNNNNNNNNNNNNNNNNNNNNNNNNNNNNNNNNNNNNNNNNNNNNNNNNNNNNNNNNNNNNNNNNNNNNNNNNNNNNNNNNNNNNNNNNNNNNNNNNNNNNNNNNNNNNNNNNNNNNNNNNNNNNNNNNNNNNNNNNNNNNNNNNNNNNNNNNNNNNNNNNNNNNNNNNNNNNNNNNNNNNNNNNNNNNNNNNNNNNNNNNNNNNNNNNNNNNNNNNNNNNNNNNNNNNNNNNNNNNNNNNNNNNNNNNNNNNNNNNNNNNNNNNNNNNNNNNNNNNNNNNNNNNNNNNNNNNNNNNNNNNNNNNNNNNNNNNNNNNNNNNNNNNNNNNNNNNNNNNNNNNNNNNNNNNNNNNNNNNNNNNNNNNNNNNNNNNNNNNNNNNNNNNNNNNNNNNNNNNNNNNNNNNNNNNNNNNNNNNNNNNNNNNNNNNNNNNNNNNNNNNNNNNNNNNNNNNNNNNNNNNNNNNNNNNNNNNNNNNNNNNNNNNNNNNNNNNNNNNNNNNNNNNNNNNNNNNNNNNNNNNNNNNNNNNNNNNNNNNNNNNNNNNNNNNNNNNNNNNNNNNNNNNNNNNNNNNNNNNNNNNNNNNNNNNNNNNNNNNNNNNNNNNNNNNNNNNNNNNNNNNNNNNNNNNNNNNNNNNNNNNNNNNNNNNNNNNNNNNNNNNNNNNNNNNNNNNNNNNNNNNNNNNNNNNNNNNNNNNNNNNNNNNNNNNNNNNNNNNNNNNNNNNNNNNNNNNNNNNNNNNNNNNNNNNNNNNNNNNNNNNNNNNNNNNNNNNNNNNNNNNNNNNNNNNNNNNNNNNNNNNNNNNNNNNNNNNNNNNNNNNNNNNNNNNNNNNNNNNNNNNNNNNNNNNNNNNNNNNNNNNNNNNNNNNNNNNNNNNNNNNNNNNNNNNNNNNNNNNNNNNNNNNNNNNNNNNNNNNNNNNNNNNNNNNNNNNNNNNNNNNNNNNNNNNNNNNNNNNNNNNNNNNNNNNNNNNNNNNNNNNNNNNNNNNNNNNNNNNNNNNNNNNNNNNNNNNNNNNNNNNNNNNNNNNNNNNNNNNNNNNNNNNNNNNNNNNNNNNNNNNNNNNNNNNNNNNNNNNNNNNNNNNNNNNNNNNNNNNNNNNNNNNNNNNNNNNNNNNNNNNNNNNNNNNNNNNNNNNNNNNNNNNNNNNNNNNNNNNNNNNNNNNNNNNNNNNNNNNNNNNNNNNNNNNNNNNNNNNNNNNNNNNNNNNNNNNNNNNNNNNNNNNNNNNNNNNNNNNNNNNNNNNNNNNNNNNNNNNNNNNNNNNNNNNNNNNNNNNNNNNNNNNNNNNNNNNNNNNNNNNNNNNNNNNNNNNNNNNNNNNNNNNNNNNNNNNNNNNNNNNNNNNNNNNNNNNNNNNNNNNNNNNNNNNNNNNNNNNNNNNNNNNNNNNNNNNNNNNNNNNNNNNNNNNNNNNNNNNNNNNNNNNNNNNNNNNNNNNNNNNNNNNNNNNNNNNNNNNNNNNNNNNNNNNNNNNNNNNNNNNNNNNNNNNNNNNNNNNNNNNNNNNNNNNNNNNNNNNNNNNNNNNNNNNNNNNNNNNNNNNNNNNNNNNNNNNNNNNNNNNNNNNNNNNNNNNNNNNNNNNNNNNNNNNNNNNNNNNNNNNNNNNNNNNNNNNNNNNNNNNNNNNNNNNNNNNNNNNNNNNNNNNNNNNNNNNNNNNNNNNNNNNNNNNNNNNNNNNNNNNNNNNNNNNNNNNNNNNNNNNNNNNNNNNNNNNNNNNNNNNNNNNNNNNNNNNNNNNNNNNNNNNNNNNNNNNNNNNNNNNNNNNNNNNNNNNNNNNNNNNNNNNNNNNNNNNNNNNNNNNNNNNNNNNNNNNNNNNNNNNNNNNNNNNNNNNNNNNNNNNNNNNNNNNNNNNNNNNNNNNNNNNNNNNNNNNNNNNNNNNNNNNNNNNNNNNNNNNNNNNNNNNNNNNNNNNNNNNNNNNNNNNNNNNNNNNNNNNNNNNNNNNNNNNNNNNNNNNNNNNNNNNNNNNNNNNNNNNNNNNNNNNNNNNNNNNNNNNNNNNNNNNNNNNNNNNNNNNNNNNNNNNNNNNNNNNNNNNNNNNNNNNNNNNNNNNNNNNNNNNNNNNNNNNNNNNNNNNNNNNNNNNNNNNNNNNNNNNNNNNNNNNNNNNNNNNNNNNNNNNNNNNNNNNNNNNNNNNNNNNNNNNNNNNNNNNNNNNNNNNNNNNNNNNNNNNNNNNNNNNNNNNNNNNNNNNNNNNNNNNNNNNNNNNNNNNNNNNNNNNNNNNNNNNNNNNNNNNNNNNNNNNNNNNNNNNNNNNNNNNNNNNNNNNNNNNNNNNNNNNNNNNNNNNNNNNNNNNNNNNNNNNNNNNNNNNNNNNNNNNNNNNNNNNNNNNNNNNNNNNNNNNNNNNNNNNNNNNNNNNNNNNNNNNNNNNNNNNNNNNNNNNNNNNNNNNNNNNNNNNNNNNNNNNNNNNNNNNNNNNNNNNNNNNNNNNNNNNNNNNNNNNNNNNNNNNNNNNNNNNNNNNNNNNNNNNNNNNNNNNNNNNNNNNNNNNNNNNNNNNNNNNNNNNNNNNNNNNNNNNNNNNNNNNNNNNNNNNNNNNNNNNNNNNNNNNNNNNNNNNNNNNNNNNNNNNNNNNNNNNNNNNNNNNNNNNNNNNNNNNNNNNNNNNNNNNNNNNNNNNNNNNNNNNNNNNNNNNNNNNNNNNNNNNNNNNNNNNNNNNNNNNNNNNNNNNNNNNNNNNNNNNNNNNNNNNNNNNNNNNNNNNNNNNNNNNNNNNNNNNNNNNNNNNNNNNNNNNNNNNNNNNNNNNNNNNNNNNNNNNNNNNNNNNNNNNNNNNNNNNNNNNNNNNNNNNNNNNNNNNNNNNNNNNNNNNNNNNNNNNNNNNNNNNNNNNNNNNNNNNNNNNNNNNNNNNNNNNNNNNNNNNNNNNNNNNNNNNNNNNNNNNNNNNNNNNNNNNNNNNNNNNNNNNNNNNNNNNNNNNNNNNNNNNNNNNNNNNNNNNNNNNNNNNNNNNNNNNNNNNNNNNNNNNNNNNNNNNNNNNNNNNNNNNNNNNNNNNNNNNNNNNNNNNNNNNNNNNNNNNNNNNNNNNNNNNNNNNNNNNNNNNNNNNNNNNNNNNNNNNNNNNNNNNNNNNNNNNNNNNNNNNNNNNNNNNNNNNNNNNNNNNNNNNNNNNNNNNNNNNNNNNNNNNNNNNNNNNNNNNNNNNNNNNNNNNNNNNNNNNNNNNNNNNNNNNNNNNNNNNNNNNNNNNNNNNNNNNNNNNNNNNNNNNNNNNNNNNNNNNNNNNNNNNNNNNNNNNNNNNNNNNNNNNNNNNNNNNNNNNNNNNNNNNNNNNNNNNNNNNNNNNNNNNNNNNNNNNNNNNNNNNNNNNNNNNNNNNNNNNNNNNNNNNNNNNNNNNNNNNNNNNNNNNNNNNNNNNNNNNNNNNNNNNNNNNNNNNNNNNNNNNNNNNNNNNNNNNNNNNNNNNNNNNNNNNNNNNNNNNNNNNNNNNNNNNNNNNNNNNNNNNNNNNNNNNNNNNNNNNNNNNNNNNNNNNNNNNNNNNNNNNNNNNNNNNNNNNNNNNNNNNNNNNNNNNNNNNNNNNNNNNNNNNNNNNNNNNNNNNNNNNNNNNNNNNNNNNNNNNNNNNNNNNNNNNNNNNNNNNNNNNNNNNNNNNNNNNNNNNNNNNNNNNNNNNNNNNNNNNNNNNNNNNNNNNNNNNNNNNNNNNNNNNNNNNNNNNNNNNNNNNNNNNNNNNNNNNNNNNNNNNNNNNNNNNNNNNNNNNNNNNNNNNNNNNNNNNNNNNNNNNNNNNNNNNNNNNNNNNNNNNNNNNNNNNNNNNNNNNNNNNNNNNNNNNNNNNNNNNNNNNNNNNNNNNNNNNNNNNNNNNNNNNNNNNNNNNNNNNNNNNNNNNNNNNNNNNNNNNNNNNNNNNNNNNNNNNNNNNNNNNNNNNNNNNNNNNNNNNNNNNNNNNNNNNNNNNNNNNNNNNNNNNNNNNNNNNNNNNNNNNNNNNNNNNNNNNNNNNNNNNNNNNNNNNNNNNNNNNNNNNNNNNNNNNNNNNNNNNNNNNNNNNNNNNNNNNNNNNNNNNNNNNNNNNNNNNNNNNNNNNNNNNNNNNNNNNNNNNNNNNNNNNNNNNNNNNNNNNNNNNNNNNNNNNNNNNNNNNNNNNNNNNNNNNNNNNNNNNNNNNNNNNNNNNNNNNNNNNNNNNNNNNNNNNNNNNNNNNNNNNNNNNNNNNNNNNNNNNNNNNNNNNNNNNNNNNNNNNNNNNNNNNNNNNNNNNNNNNNNNNNNNNNNNNNNNNNNNNNNNNNNNNNNNNNNNNNNNNNNNNNNNNNNNNNNNNNNNNNNNNNNNNNNNNNNNNNNNNNNNNNNNNNNNNNNNNNNNNNNNNNNNNNNNNNNNNNNNNNNNNNNNNNNNNNNNNNNNNNNNNNNNNNNNNNNNNNNNNNNNNNNNNNNNNNNNNNNNNNNNNNNNNNNNNNNNNNNNNNNNNNNNNNNNNNNNNNNNNNNNNNNNNNNNNNNNNNNNNNNNNNNNNNNNNNNNNNNNNNNNNNNNNNNNNNNNNNNNNNNNNNNNNNNNNNNNNNNNNNNNNNNNNNNNNNNNCCCTGCTGACAGTATATCCTACAGCTGACTGTATATCCCTCTTGACAGTATATCCCTCCTGACAGTATATCCCTGCTGACTGTATATCCCTCCTGACAGTATATCCCTCCTGACAGTATATCCTACAGCTGACAGTATATCCCTCCTGACAGTATATCCCTGCTGACAGTATATCCCTCTTGACAGTATATCCCTCCTGACAGTATATCCCTCCTGACAGTATATCCCTCCAGACAGTATATTCGTCCTGACAGTATATCCCTGCTGACAGTATATCCTACAGCTGACAGTATATCCCTCTTGACAGTATATACCTCCTGACAGTATATCCCTGCTGACAGTATATCCGTCCTGAAGGTATATCCCTCCTGACAGTATATCCCTGCTGACAGTATATCCCTCTTGACAGTATATCCCTCCTGACAGTATATCCCTCCTGACAGTATATCCCTCCTGACAGTATATCCCTCCAGACAGTATATTCGTCCTGACAGTATATCCCTGCTGACAGTATATCCGTCCTGACAGTATATCCTACAGCTGACAGTATATCCCTGCTGACAGTATATCCGTCCTGACAGTATATCCTACAGCTGACCTCGTTGTCTCTGTCCTCATCAGTTCTGGGGGCGAGGGGGGGGGTCCACGCTCCTCCTCTGTACCTACCAGCCGTGGCAGCAGGCTGCGTCCGAGCTCGTGGTGGCGGCGTGCAGAGGGGGGAGGAGCCCCGTAGAGGGGGTGTGGCAGTGGGGCTGTGCTGCTGCCTTAAGAAGGGGCTGTCCAGGCGGCCTGATGGGCCGCCGCCGCACAACAACAacgacaacaacaacacaaagacaTGGAGACGTAGCAACAGAGACAGGGAGGTGAGGGGTGGACCCcccaggagcagagaggaggaccAACAACAGGAGGTGACCAGAGGAGGTGATGGTTTAGtggagaagatgaagaaagaggagaggaagacagaagaaaaaagaggTTAGCAAGAAGAACGTCTGCATCAGATTATCACATCCAGAACCTCtagtctggatcagaaccagagaCTCGTCTGGAGTCAGCAGCAGCTGTTTAAGGCCCCCCCCACCTGGTCTGGTTTCATGTACACCCCCCAGGAGAAAAGCAGACACTGCAGACGACTGAACGATCATCTCACAGCTACAGAAGCTCAGGATGAAGAAATGAAGATCGTTAAGGTGAGCTTCAAAGCTGGAGATCCAGGAGGACCTTCAGAGGAAACCAGACCAGgaccagaccagaaccagaccgGAACTAGACCAGAACCAGACCTAGACCAAAGCTGTCCATCTGGACTCAAACCTCTCCCCACAGGTCTGAACAGAGCTTCAGCCTCCTCTGTTTCTGCTCTGAGCTGCAGAGGTTTacaggctgctggagcctatcccaacagCAGAGTACAGACCTGACAGGTCCGACAGTTCACCACAGAAACAGTTTAGAATCACCAATCAACCTACGAATGTGTTTGGACTTCAGAGCAGGAGAACATAGAGGACTCAGGCcggatttgaaccagaacctccagctgTGAGGCAGATGTGCTGACCTCTACACCACCGTACGTCCATCATCCTCTACAGAAAAGTCGATCATGCTTCAGGCGTCCTGAGGGATTTCTCAGACAGTACCAGGTCTGGGACTCTGCTCACCGGGCCTGTGGATGGAGACGGGGGAGGTGTCCACGCTGATGGTCATGGCTCGCTCCTTCAGCTTGAAGAACTCCCGCGGGTTCCCGGAGCGCTGGGCGATGATGGCCTTCGCCTCCTGGAACACAAACCGTCTGAGGTCAGGAACCAGTCCTACTTTGGATCTGGACAGTACGTCTGTTCCTGAATCCAGTCCTCGAAGGCCGGCGTACTGCACGTGTTCCAGccaacctgccactgaagctcctgattggctaaacacctgatccaggtaatcagcagcaggatGTCTGGAGTCTGAGCCTAAACAAAGACACAACTCGAGTCTATAGTGAGAAGATGAAGCCTGCTTCATCATCAACGAATGGAGGATGATGGTGGATGACGAGACGTGAACCGggatcaggatcaggatcaggaAGATCAGCGTGGATTCACCGGAGTTTGATTCCTTAGAAAAGTGTTTCTCCTCTTTTATGTGTTGAGTTAGAGACTCTGGATCTGGATTAAAAAACTTTGTTGGTGTGAAAGTGAAAGACGTAaaaacgtttcactttttagtCACAGATTTAATGAAGACATCTCAAGATGAGCAGTTATCAGGTTTGATCCCAGATTATCAGATCAAATCTGATCCCATGAGAGTTCATTTCTGCGCCTAAACCGGAGCGGCGGATCGGGTCTCAGACTCCAGAACCCTCAGAACCTTCAGGACGGTTTCTGGCTTCTCGGCTGGTTCTCAGACTGACCTCCACCTCCGACTCCTTCCGGTCCAGGTTCAGGTCTTCGATGCTCGGCTCTGCTGCCtggagacacaaacacaagaggAGATGCAGAGCAGGAGGTGCAGCTCCTCCTCAGGAGGAGGTCAGGcacctcctgctgtctggaggTTCAGACGGAGCGAGTCGTCGTCTCCGGATCATTATGACAGCACGCTCATTTTAAACAACTGGACAGTccaactcagtccagttctcctgtTCAGTCAATGGTTCTCCCTCTGCAGGAATGTGGATCTCCTCCCTGGATGAAGGAGATCTTCATCCTCGTcatcatttacaaaaatgtttgtttgtgtgtcgtTGTTGTTCATTAAACCGTGTTTGTTTTGCTACTtgacataaacacaaacaaacaaacatcctCTGGTTTGTTTTACAGCAGGAGGACTCACTATGGTGGTCTGGCTCCTCAGTCGCTCccgcgcctcctcctcctcctgcatctTCTTCCTGCAGAGACGTCATTCCAGGTTGAAGGAAAACTGAAGGAGAACCTGGAAGCACCTCCTCCTGAAGAGGAGCTCCAGCTCCAGCCGGTGTCCTCACCTGTGCTCCTCGATCTGCTGCTCCCTCTCGCGGTACCTCTTCTCCCGGTTCTCCTGCTCCTGCCTCTCCAGCTCCATCCGCTCCTCCTCAAAACGCCGCCGTTCCTCCGCagccttcttcttctcctcctccttcctcatcTCTTCCTCACGCTAAAACGAGAAAATCCAGAATGTAATGATGATTCTGTTGGTGAGGGAACAAGAGGAGGAGAAACGAGAGGAGGAACCAGAAGGT from Oryzias melastigma strain HK-1 unplaced genomic scaffold, ASM292280v2 sc00763, whole genome shotgun sequence carries:
- the LOC112140762 gene encoding drebrin (The sequence of the model RefSeq protein was modified relative to this genomic sequence to represent the inferred CDS: added 252 bases not found in genome assembly) translates to MAVNLSQNRLVLLTAYQDVIDDTSDTDWALYTYEDDNNDLVLAGSGGGGLAEIALTFDSTRVMYGFCSLKEPNAALPRYILINWVGDDVPDARKCACASHVATIADFFQGVEVIVNASSLEDIDPSAIGQRLTNGTAAVASPVLGRLKTREEDHPDVGTVYEKTNAEVEMKKINREEFWEQAKREEEMRKEEEKKKAAEERRRFEEERMELERQEQENREKRYREREQQIEEHRKKMQEEEEARERLRSQTTIAAEPSIEDLNLDRKESEVEEAKAIIAQRSGNPREFFKLKERAMTISVDTSPVSIHRPGRLDSPFLRQQHSPTATPPLRGSSPLCTPPPRARTQPAATAGRYRGGAWTPPLAPRTDEDRDNEVSCRIYCQDGYTVSRDILSAVGYTVRTDILSAGIYCQDEYTVWRDILSGGIYCQEGYTVRRDILSRGIYCQQGYTVRRDIPSGRIYCQQGYTVRRYILSRGIYCQL